TTACCAGCTGACCCTTTAACAGATGACAAGGCTTTATGAGAATTGTGAAAAAAGGATTGCTTGAGATGAATTTTGCAGCTATTTCCTGACCTCTAGCTTCCCTTGGCCTATTCAGTGATGAAGTTCTTTTAGTAGTGTTCTCAGTCTCACCTGCATTTATGTGTGCAATATAAAACAATTAAGAAAATTtcatcaaaacaatatataatacAAAGAAACACAAAATGAAATTCATACATACCTCTAACTTTCTTATGCGGTCGAGGAGATCGACCTATTGGTGACTTTTGTTTGTTCTTCTTCCGTTTAAGACATTCATCCAAAATCTCAACTGATTCATCATCACTATGATCAATACTATTGTTCTTCTCATCTACAATCTTAACCGATTCATCATCATCAGTGTCAGATGAAGAACCATAGTCTATTTCCATTGCATTCTGGCCAAGTATGAGTACATTGAAGTTCGAAGTTCCTTTTCTATATTTAAATAACACCAAACAACCTTGTTGTAGAGAGTAATTTTCAGTAAAATCTTTCCAACCCTTTTCAAACCAAATCTCACCATTGACTTTTTTCCAATAAACTTTCCAGTTGGTGCCATCAGGAGGCTTGATCAACACTGGATTTGATAGACTAACTCCATAACTCTTTGTAAACTTATTTGGTATTTtctgtaaaaattaaataacccCTTTTTTAGTCACTAAGCAAAACGTATCAAACATgactttgtctaacatgcacacCTGAGACAAGTCTTTCACCGTGCACAAATTTGTTTTCATCAGTGGATCAATAAGTTCTACCGCTGGATcaatatgacatattacatcTCATTTGATCCAATGGTGAGATGTATCGATCAAATAGTAAAATCAAACTTATGCATGGTGAAAAACTTGTCTCGTACTATGGACTTAACTTAGCCATCAAATATAGGTATTCCTACTAGGAATGCAACACTCATGTAAACATTCATGCGTGATGTgtataagtaataaaatttgTAGTACTAAAATAAACAGAACATATGTGAAATGTATGACAAAATGTATGTGTAGTTTATTACATGATAGAAGTTTTAAGTAAACAGTACTAATAGTAATATGAATGCTTACAAGTCTTCGAAGATTAGTTTGGAGGATGATCTTGAAGAAACGGATGGAGAGAGTAGCATTTCTCCTAGCCATGGATGATGGAGTTTGAAGTGGAGACTGGAGAGTGAGTGAATAATGTGTTGTTTGATTGATTGTTTCATACAGTACACTCCAATGACATTATGGTGGTCAGAGCAAGCAAAGCTCTTTCATTTATGAATGCTTATAATTAAGCTACCTGCCTAATGTCATTATTATATCTCATGACTCATGCGGCTCTTCCTATTTAGGCTCTGAGTGAGAAGCCAAAAAagctaattttagtttttgtctaTGGTTTATATGTTAAAAGATCTGGTTGGTAACAGTCTTTTTAGAAAGAACTTTTAGGTTTTTTACCGACTTATAAATTCTTTGTCAAAAGTATTTTAAGTAGTTTCTGAGCTTATAGTTtctaacttttcattttttctttttactcttattattttaactaaaatccatATTTaccatttataatttattatcgttagaatttaaaataaaataagtaaatgcatgttttaacgttacttcttttaaaatcacatgtatatagtatgttttaacgttactttattatctattttcaaatatgaaggctaaagcatattttttttttcaattcataggtacgtaccttactataattttttttttaaacaacgtaccttactataattaaccattatactatattgtgaatatattttgttgttattttttcaaaaaatatatcaattgaaaggaaaataactttttttaaaaaattcagcatataaaaattagtttaataataataatatttgaaagatatatttattgaattaataaagttaaaatattgtaaaaaaaaataaattaaattctaagtatcttaaatagtattaatttgataaaaaaaattattgaattaaagatgtcattttacatttatcagtcagttgaaccgttaattttaccaaacacttcaaccAGCTTATCAGCTAGAAGCTATCAGCCATCAGCCATAAGCTATCAACTATCTTATCGACCATAAACTATTTTTGTTAATCAGAGCCTTAGCCTTTCACATTTTTATTACAATTACAATAGCACATCCACTCAATCAAAATCACCTCATGTTTTTCTTAAATAGATGAAATGACATGCAATTGAAAATTTACACACACAAAGTAAATGAATGAAGGTTCGAACTTTGGTCATGGtgtccgacactagcaatttcgataTTTCTACCTGTTAAGTTGGGATTTGTTAAAAATTTACCTCATGTTATACCTCGGCTATTCAATtcttttcaaaaattattattatttgagtgAACGGTACACAATAAAAGTCCCCCCGTCTCAAAAAGATTGTTATTGAAAGTTGTTTCACAAATATTAGGAAATGTAATGACGTTGttaaaagatataatatttttagtaaatcaCCCTTG
This portion of the Trifolium pratense cultivar HEN17-A07 linkage group LG3, ARS_RC_1.1, whole genome shotgun sequence genome encodes:
- the LOC123912857 gene encoding B3 domain-containing transcription factor VRN1-like, whose product is MARRNATLSIRFFKIILQTNLRRLKIPNKFTKSYGVSLSNPVLIKPPDGTNWKVYWKKVNGEIWFEKGWKDFTENYSLQQGCLVLFKYRKGTSNFNVLILGQNAMEIDYGSSSDTDDDESVKIVDEKNNSIDHSDDESVEILDECLKRKKNKQKSPIGRSPRPHKKVRGETENTTKRTSSLNRPREARGQEIAAKFISSNPFFTILIKPCHLLKGQLWIPSLKGVTQNKDKFVMLQIGKRSWNVKLLRCNDGEKGRRLSGGWCMFASESGLKPGDVCVFELINKNDLVFKVHVFKRGQI